A DNA window from Melospiza georgiana isolate bMelGeo1 chromosome 22, bMelGeo1.pri, whole genome shotgun sequence contains the following coding sequences:
- the LOC131092691 gene encoding chymotrypsin-C-like, with protein MLGAICLVVLLGYAYGCGQPAVPPQLSSRVVGGEDAVAHSWPWQISLQYSRSGSWSHTCGGTLIAPQWVLTAAHCISSSKTYRVVLGKQNLSEDDEPGSVAVAVEKTILGTAVSWLMSPCSNDIALVKLAEEVQETDTVRAACLPAADKILSNNYPCYVTGWGRVRTNGPLADALQQALLPVVDYETCSKWDWWGSTVKKTMVCAGGDGIVSGCNGDSGGPLNCQREDGIWEVEGIVSFGSGLKCNMKNKPTVFTRVSAYIDWINEVGAPSSCPLQVGHTAPALPEVSP; from the exons ATGCTGGGAGCCATCTGTCTCGTCGTGCTGCTGGGCTACG CCTACGGATGCGGTCAGCCGGCCGTGCCACCACAGCTGAGCTCCCGTGTGGTGGGCGGTGAAGACGCTGTAGCCCACAGCTGGCCATGGCag ATCTCACTGCAGTACAGTCGCTCTGGATCCTGGAGCCACACTTGTGGTGGGACCCTCATTGCCCCCCAGTGGGTGCTGACAGCTGCCCACTGCATCAG CTCTTCAAAGACCTATCGTGTGGTGCTGGGCAAGCAGAACCTGTCAGAGGATGACGAGCCTGGTTctgtggccgtggctgtggagAAGACAATT CTGGGGACCGCTGTCTCATGGTTGATGTCCCCCTGTAGCAACGACATTGCCCTGGTCAAGCTGGCAGAGGAGGTGCAGGAGACTGACACCGTCCGTGCCGCCTGCCTGCCGGCTGCTGACAAGATCCTGTCCAACAACTACCCCTGCTATGTCACCGGCTGGGGACGCGTCAGGA CCAACGGGCCCCTGGCTGATGCcctgcagcaggctctgctgcccgtGGTGGACTATGAGACCTGCTCCAAGTGGGACTGGTGGGGCAGCACTGTAAAGAAGACCATGGTGTGCGCCGGCGGCGATGGCATCGTCTCTGGATGCAAC GGTGATTCTGGGGGCCCCCTGAACTGCCAGCGCGAAGATGGGATCTGGGAGGTCGAGGGCATCGTCAGCTTCGGCTCCGGCCTGAAATGCAACATGAAAAACAAGCCGACAGTCTTCACCCGGGTGTCTGCCTACATTGACTGGATCAACGAGGTGGGTgccccttcctcctgccctctgcagGTTGGCCacactgcccctgccctgccagaggtCTCACCATGA